One genomic region from Prunus persica cultivar Lovell chromosome G3, Prunus_persica_NCBIv2, whole genome shotgun sequence encodes:
- the LOC18783238 gene encoding protein ACCELERATED CELL DEATH 6 isoform X3, which produces MFEETELPSQEMEAHHRTQDFEETDGDADNLRLYQQLYSYATRGNTNRFNDTIANELHDPNARVQLLSRRSPQNNTFVHIAVSSGHVELATKILQEHKPLLLEKNFEGDTALHIAAKAEDIDTTTNTLLREARGTTNVENNADVLTLLRMKNNEENTALHEALIQGHQLVAKCLIEADPAVSLYTNKEQKSPLYLAAEQGLVEIVKLIKEKAVEKDTEIQGKSPLFAAILGRQKKEVLKIISNMEANILNSEDEKGRTPLHCAASIGYLEGVRFLGRRLKDSHQKDHYGNFPIHCASSKGHVHIVKELLRHCPDSMELRNSSDQNILHVAARCGEENLVKYFLKKVEFQMLINQKDNRGNTPLHLAKMYDHLKVVHLFILDRRINFKVLNDRGMTALGISESTLETSASYHEWPEMVVNEWQQ; this is translated from the exons ATGTTTGAAGAAACAGAACTACCATCACAGGAAATGGAAGCACATCATCGAACACAGGACTTTGAAGAAACAGATGGTGATGCTGATAACTTGCGCTTGTACCAGCAGCTGTACAGCTATGCTACTCGAGGCAACACAAATAGATTTAACGACACTATTGCAAATGAGCTTCATGATCCCAATGCTCGAGTTCAGCTTCTGTCTCGACGAAGCCCCCAGAATAACACATTTGTTCACATAGCTGTGAGCTCCGGCCATGTCGAACTAGCAACCAAGATCTTGCAAGAACACAAGCCCCTTTTGTTAGAGAAAAACTTTGAAGGCGACACCGCGCTCCACATTGCGGCCAAAGCCGAAGATATAGATACGACAACAAACACTCTTCTCCGTGAAGCACGAGGAACAACAAACGTTGAAAATAATGCTGATGTATTGACATTGCTGAggatgaaaaataatgaggAAAACACTGCCCTGCACGAAGCCCTGATTCAAGGTCACCAATTAGTAGCCAAGTGTTTGATAGAGGCTGATCCTGCCGTTTCACTTTACACTAATAAGGAACAAAAGTCCCCTTTGTATCTGGCTGCTGAACAAGGGCTTGTTGAGATAGTGAAgctaataaaagaaaaagcagttgAGAAGGACACAGAAATTCAAGGCAAGTCTCCGTTGTTTGCTGCAATTCTAGGCCGCCAGAAAAAAG AAGTCCTAAAGATAATATCAAACATGGAAGCAAATATTTTGAACTCAGAAGATGAGAAAGGGAGGACTCCACTGCATTGTGCAGCATCAATTGGTTATTTAGAAGGGGTTCGCTTCTTAGGCAGACGTCTCAAGGATTCTCATCAAAAGGATCATTATGGTAACTTCCCGATCCATTGTGCATCAAGCAAAGGTCATGTCCACATTGTTAAAGAGCTGCTTCGACATTGTCCCGATTCAATGGAATTGAGGAACTCAAGTGACCAAAATATACTCCATGTTGCAGCAAGATGTGGCGAGGAAAATCTTGTCAAATATTTTCTCAAGAAGGTTGAGTTTCAAATGTTGATAAACCAAAAAGATAACAGAGGAAACACTCCTTTGCACTTGGCAAAGATGTACGATCATCTCAAGGTTGTGCACCTTTTCATTTTGGATAGGAGGATCAACTTCAAGGTCTTGAATGATAGGGGCATGACAGCTCTTGGCATTTCAGAAAGCACTTTGGAAACTAGTGCATCATATCATGAG